DNA sequence from the Tissierella sp. MB52-C2 genome:
GAAAATCCTGAAATCTCTGCAAGCTCTGATAATGAAAGTTCAGATTTTAAATTTTCTTCAATATAGTCAATTGATTTTTGAAGCAATTGAGTAGTGGTCATGGTTATTCTCCTCCCTGCCCTAGGGTAGTATAAGTTTAACATAGGGATAGAGCAAAAATATTTCCTGTGTTGCCATATTAACTTCCTGCTTTCAATTGTTTTCTTATTTTATAGCCTTTAACCTCTGAAGCTTTTTCTTCTATACTAGATGATCCATGTTTCTTAGTAGTGTTGTTCAATTGCTGATTTTCTTTAGCAACGGATAACATTAATTTAATTCTATTTTCTTGATTAACCTTAGTAGCCCCTGGGTCATAGTCGATAGGAACTATATTTGCATTAGGATAGATATCTCTAATTTTACGTATCATTCCTTTTCCTACTATATGATTAGGTAAGCATCCGAAAGGTTGAGTACATACAATATTTTCATATCCCATTTTAACCAAATCAACCATTTCAGCTGTTAATACCCAGCCTTCTCCCATTTTACAACCTTCATTTATTATATCAGCACCTAAAGATTTTAAATGTTCAAATGAAGAGGGAGGAGTAAAATTACTATGTTTTTTGACTGCTTGGATAATCATATTTTCGTACATTTTAAGGTACTTCATTATTAATGATGCACTTGTTCTTTTAATCTTACTTCCACCATAGATATCAACATCTACCATAGAATTATCTACAGTATACATTGCAAACCCCATAATACCAGGAACCATGATCTCACAATCTTCACTCATGAGAAAATCTTCTAGATGGTTATTGCCTAACTTTGAGTATTTTACGTAAATTTCCCCAACAATCCCTACTTTTATTTTTTTCTCGTTGAAAACTGGAATATTTCCAAAGGATTTCACTATTCTCTCTAAGTTTCTATTTATTTCATTTATTTTATATCCTTTGTCATGTTCAAACTGTTTTCCCAAATGATTAATCCAAAACTCTACCAAATCCTCGCTGCTGCCTTTAGAGATTTCATAGGGTTTAACCTGGTTTTTTAAAAGCATCAACATATCACCATAGGTTAAAGCTACTAATAATTTGTTAATCAAAGGTAAAGTAAGTTTAAATCCACTATTATTTTCAATCCCCTTAACATTGAATGAGATAACGCGGATATTATTATATCCAGCCTTATTCAAAGCTTTTCTAAGTAAATGTATATAATTGGAAGCCCTGCACCCTCCGCCTGTTTGGCTAATAATGAGGGCTACCTTATCTAAATCATATTTACCACTATTTAGGGCATCTATCATTTGACCAATAACAAGTAATGCAGGGTAGCAGATGTCATTATGAACATATTTTAATCCTTCGTTTACTACAGAAGGGCCTTCATTTTTAAGTATTTCTACTTTGTATCCATACTGTTCAAATACATTTTTAAAAAGGGAAAAATGGATTGAAGACATATCTGGAATTAAAATAGTATAATCTTTTTTCATCTCTTTAGTAAATACGACATTTGAATCCTTTATGTTAGTATGATCTGTTGTCATATTACCATGACTCCTTTCATTGGTTGAGAGCTTCCATCAGACTGCGAAGTCTAATTTTTACAGCTCCAAGATTTGTTATTTCGTCTATCTTTATTTGAGTATAAATCTTTCCTTCATTTTCTAATATCTCACTAACTTCATCTGTAGAGACGGCATCTAAACCGCATCCAAAAGAAACTAACTGTACTAAATTCATATTATCTTTATCTCCAATATATTTAGCTGCAGCATATAGTCTAGCATGATAGGTCCATTGATTTAGAACTGAAGTTGGAAATTTGGGTGTATTTCCGCTAATAACATCCTCTGATATAACTACAGCACCTAATTGACATATCAATTTATCTATTCCATTGTTTATTTCAGGATCTACATGGTAAGGACGACCTGCCAGAACTATAATAGGTAGATTATTTTTATTTGCATAATCTATATAATGTTTACCCATGGTTCGAATCTTTTCTAAATAAGAATAGTATTCTTCATAGGCTTTGTTAGAAGCCAGCTTCACCTCTTCTAAAGTAATATCCTTAAAACTTTTGCCTAAAATTCCATGGATTTTCTTTATAAAATCTTTAGGTCTGTGAAGACCAATATAATCATAGATAAAGTCAATATTTTTAATCTGTGGAATATTTGCGGCGATCACTTCAGGATAGTATGCAACTACAGGGCAGTTATAATGGTTATCTCCTAATCCTTCATCTAAATTATAACTCATGCATGGATAGAAAATATTGTTAATCCCATCATCTATTAGAGATTCAATATGTCCATGAACAAGTTTTGCTGGATAACAAATGGTATCAGAAGGAATAGTATGTTGACCTTTTATGTATAAATCCCTATTGGATTTAGGAGAAATAAATACTTCAAATTCTAATTCTGTAAAGAATTTATGCCAAAAAGGTAATAATTCATACATATTTAATACCATGGGTATTCCTATTTTGCCTCGTTTTCCTTTAATCGGCTGATAGTTATTTAAGAGCTTTAATTTATAGTCATATATACTTAATTGTTTTTTTCCTTCTTTCTTAGCTAAAGGTTTCTCACATCGATTGCCGCTAATGAACTTTCTGTCATCATCAAATGTATTAATAGTCAATCTGCAATTATTGCTACAAAGTCCACAGATAGTACCTTGTACTTTATGGGAGAAGGATTTCAGTTTATCTTTTGTTAGAATAGTGGAGGTATCTTTAGTATTGGATTTTGCATAAAGGGCTGCACCATAGGCTCCCATTAAACCTGCAATATTTGGTCGAATAACTTCCTGTCCTAATTCCATTTCAAAAGCACGAAGTACAGCATTGTTCAAGAATGTACCACCTTGAACCACAATATTTTTACCCAAGCCCTCTTTAGATGTAACTCGAATAACTTTATACAATGCATTCTTAACTACTGAAGCCGATAAACCTGCTGATATATCTTCAATGGTAGCTCCATCTTTTTGAGCTTGCTTGACAGAAGAATTCATAAAAACTGTGCAACGTGATCCTAGGTCTACAGGGTTTGAAGCAAAGTTTCCTAGGTTTGCAAAATCTTCAATGCTATAATTCAAGGCTCCGGCAAAGGTTTGCAAAAATGAACCACAGCCAGAGGAACAAGCTTCATTCAAAAATATATTATCAATAACACCACTTTTTATCTTAAAGCATTTAATATCTTGTCCACCTATATCTATTATAAAGTCCACATTAGGCCTAAATTTCTTAGCGCCAGTAAAATGTGCAATAGTTTCTACAATACCATAGTCTATTTGAAAGGCATTTTTTAGTATTTCTTCACCATATCCAGTTACCGTACTAGACTTTATGATGATATTTGGAAATTTGTTATAAAAATCCTGTAGAAAGTCCTTTACAATAGACACGGGGTTTCCTTTGTTGAGAAGATAAACTGAATTTAGGATATTTTCATCATCATCGATAAATACCATCTTTATTGTAGTAGAACCTGCATCGATACCAAGATATGCATTTCCATTGTATTCATTAGGATTTGAATATATTACCTTTTCCTCATTGTGTCTAGAAATAAAATTATTATATTTTTCTACACTATGAAATAATGGAGAAGTGTGAGCGAAATCGGCATCATCATTTTGATTTTCAATCATAGCTATAGTAGATTCTAGATTTACCTTTTGGGATTCAGACATAAAGGCAGCACCTAGGGCAACAAAATATAAGGAGTATTCTGGACAAATACCTTTTGCATCAAGAGTTTTATCAAAACTTTTTCTAAGCTCTGATAAAAAGGTAAGTGGCCCTCCGAGATATACAACATTACCTAATATTTCTCTACCTTGTGCTAATCCTGCTATGGTCTGATTTACAACAGCGTAAAAGATACTGGCAGCAACATCATTTTTCTTAGCTCCTTGATTTAAGAGGGGTTGAACATCTGATTTCGCAAATACACCACATCTTGAGGCAATTGTATACAATTTATCATAAGATTTAGCTAAATCATTCATTTGGCTAGGAGTAATGTTAAGTAAAGTAGCCATTTGGTCAATAAATGCCCCTGTACCACCGGCACAGGAGCCATTCATACGAACTTCTAATCCATTGGTTAAGAATAGTATTTTTGCATCTTCTCCTCCTAATTCAATAACAACATCTGCTTTGGGTATCAATTTTCCCACCGCTATACGTGTTGCATATACTTCTTGAACAAAGGGAATTTTACATCTATCAGCAAACCCCATACCAGCAGAACCAGAGATAGAGAGATTAACATATTCATCACATTGACATTCTTCCATAATTCTTTCAAGCAATTCTTTAGTCTTTTTAGTAATCTGAGAATAATGACGCTCATAGGAACTAAAAACTATATTGTCATATTCATCCAGTACAATACATTTTAATGTTGTAGAACCTACATCAATACCAATTCTCATTTTTATCGTCCCTTCATTTCTATATAATTAACTTTATTATACTATATCACAGTTTTATTATTATTCAATATTCTGATAAAATTTAACAAACACCCCTAAAAGTAAAATTCATCATATTATATTACATTACATCACTATATTTTATTAGATTAGTTAATGATATAATTATAATTCAAAAAATCAATAAATTTAAAGTTAATTAGAAAGCTATTAATATTTTGTTATAATATTAGTAATGAAAGAGGTGTTTATATGATTAAGATACTTTTAGTAGAAGATGATGCTACTTTGGCCATGGGAATAGAATATACTTTAAAAAATGAAGGATATATAGCAGATGTGGCAAATACATTTTCTAAAGGAAAAGAACTAGCAGATAAAATAGACTATGATTTAATAATATTGGATATTGGATTACCAGATGGAAATGGATTTGAACTATGTAAATATATAAGAAAAGATAAAACAACACCAATTATATTTCTGACAGCTCAAGATGAAGAAGTGAATATAGTAATGGGATTAGATATAGGTGGAGATGATTATATAACTAAGCCATTTAGGATAAAGGAGTTGATCTCTAGAATCAAAGCAGTCCTTAGAAGGGTATCTAGTGTTACTCAAAGGGATATTCTAGTATCTGGAGATATTAGGTTGAATTTAATAGAATATAAGGCATATATCAAAGGGGAATTAGTTCAATTAACCCCCTCAGAATATAAGCTGTTAAATATTCTAATGAATAATTCCCATCAAGTATTATCTAGGACAAAGATATTAGAAAATCTGTGGGATGTAGATGGAGAGTTTGTAGATGATAATTCATTATCGGTATATATAAGAAGACTCCGAGAAAAGATAGAGGAAAATTCATCTGAGCCTCTATATATAAAAACCATAAGAGGTGTGGGATATATATGGGATAGAGATGTAAGGGGAGAATAGAATGCTTAGAAATGAAGAGTTCAAATCTATAATATCAAAACTTATATTGCTGCAGATAATATTTGCTATAGTAGGTTATCTAGTTGTAAATAATTCTATAGGTAATATAAATAAAAAGATAATAGAAAGGGATGTGGCTTTAGTTGGAAATATAATAAAGAATCATCCAGAATTAAAGGATGAAATAATTCCCTATATAACTAAGGAAGTTTCTAAAGAAAATATAGTAATTGGACAGGAAATATTAAAATCATACGGCTATTATGAGGAGCTAAATAAATCCTTCCAACCAATATTGAAAGGTAATAAGCTACAAATATTTATATCCTTAATAATTCTCTCTTTTATAATTCCTCTAGGTCTTATGCTTAAGGGAGAATATAAAAAGATATATAAAAAAGTGCAAGATATATATACTGCATCAGAAAAAGTAGTAGAGGGGGATTTTGGAATTTATTTAGCTGAGGAAGGAGAAGGAGATTTTAATATACTAAACCATCAATTTAATCAAATGGCGGGTAGACTAGAAAACAGTTTGAGCGTATTGAAAAGGGAAAAAATATTTCTAAGAAATATGATATCAGATATCTCTCATCAGCTTAAGACACCATTATCTTCTTTAATAGTAATAAATGATCTTCTATTAGAAGATGAAAATATGGATTTAAGTATAAGGCAAAATTTCTTAGAAAAGGAAAAATCTCAATTAGATAGGATGGAATGGCTTACAATCAATTTATTGAAGGTAGCTAGAATAGAAGCAGGAGCAATCGAGTTTAAGAAGGAAAAGGCCCTATTAAAAGATATACTTAATATAGCTTTATCTGCATTGAACCATAGATTAGAAAATCAGGTCTTAGAAATAGAAGAAGATGAAAATGCAATTTTCTATGGAGATAAAGATTGGACAGGAGAAGCTTTAATAAATATAATAAAGAACGCTATAGAGCATAGTAGGGGAAAGGTTAATATTAGTTTAGAAGAGACACCTCTATTTAGTAGCATTATTGTAAGGGATAACGGTGAAGGTATAGATGAGAAACACTTACCACATATTTTTGAGAGATTCTATAAAGTAAGCTCTGAAGTTAAGCCAGAGAGTATAGGTATAGGGCTAAATCTAGCAAAACTAATCGTGGAATCTCAAGATGGAACTATTTCTGTAAAGAGCAAGAAAAATGAAGGAACAGAATTTACAATGACTTTTCTAAAGGGAGTAGTTTAACACGAATAGGAAAGTTCTACTTTTGCTTTCTTACTAAATTGTAATCTTAATATTCACTGAAATGTAAGGTTTACATTATATAATATAGTTAGAAAAATGAATAGGAGGAAAATAGATGGATGTAGTAAAGGTTGTAGACCTATGTAAATCCTATGGTACAGGAAATACTAAAGTAGAGGCTTTAAAAAAAGTTAATCTAACTATAAAACAAGGTGAATTTGTGGCAGTAGTAGGGGCTAGTGGCTCTGGAAAATCTACGTTATTACATTTGCTGGGAGGAGTAGACAGACCAACAAGTGGTAAAGTCTATGTAGATGGTGTAGATATATATAATCTTTCAGAAAAGAAATTAGCCATATTTAGAAGAAGAAAGGTAGGATTTATTTTTCAATTCTATAATCTAGTGCCAGTTCTTACTGCAGAAGAAAATATGCTTTTACCGTTGCTTTTAGATACAAAAAATGTAAATAAAGATCATTTTGAAGAACTAATAAATATTCTTGGATTACAAGAAAGAAGACATCATCTTCCAAATGAACTTTCAGGTGGACAGCAACAGAGAGTTTCCATAGGTAGGGCATTGTCCTATAGTCCTTCCATAGTTTTAGCAGATGAACCTACAGGAAACCTAGACACTAAAAATAGTAAAGAAATCATAGATTTACTTAAAATTTCCGTAAGAAAATATAACCAAACATTAATCCTTATAACTCATGATTTAAACATTGCATCACAGGCTGATAGGATAATAACCATAGAAGATGGATCTATCGTAAAAGACGAGGTGGTAAATAGTGAAATCTTATAAAGAAATCACCTATAGATATTTAAAGGGACAGAAAAATAGGACACTACTTACTATACTTGGAATTATTTTATCTGTAGCACTAATATCTGCCATAGGTACTATAATAGTATCTGCTAGAGGTGCATTGATTACAGATGCCATAAGGGAAAATGGTTCTTATCATGCTAAGTTTAATGAGATGGATAAGGATGGTATAAATAAGTTGACTAATCATGTGGGAGTATCAGAGGTAGGGATTGGAAAACTTGAAGGTTCCGCTGCTGTGAAAGAAACTACCGAAGAAGAACGAGAGGATTATGGATTATATCTTCCCTATAGATATATAGAAATAGAGGGATATGAGAAAAAAACTATAGAAATGTTACCATTTGATTTGAAAGAAGGAAGATTCCCAGAGAATTCAGATGAGATAGCAATAGAGTACTGGATGACTAATTACTTTGACAAAGAGGTAAAACTAGGAGATAAAATAAAATTAACAATTGGAAATAGGATAATTGGAAATGATGAAAAAACTAAAGATGGAAAAATAATTAGCAAAGAAACCTTTGAGAAAACTGGAGAAAAGGAATATACAGTTGTAGGATTTATAAAACCTCAATATATTTGGAAGGGAAACTTAGTTACTAAAGGTGTTATTGGATTAGATAATAAGATAGAAGAAGGAAACTATAATGCCTATATAAAAATTCCCAATATAAAAG
Encoded proteins:
- a CDS encoding 2-hydroxyacyl-CoA dehydratase, which encodes MTTDHTNIKDSNVVFTKEMKKDYTILIPDMSSIHFSLFKNVFEQYGYKVEILKNEGPSVVNEGLKYVHNDICYPALLVIGQMIDALNSGKYDLDKVALIISQTGGGCRASNYIHLLRKALNKAGYNNIRVISFNVKGIENNSGFKLTLPLINKLLVALTYGDMLMLLKNQVKPYEISKGSSEDLVEFWINHLGKQFEHDKGYKINEINRNLERIVKSFGNIPVFNEKKIKVGIVGEIYVKYSKLGNNHLEDFLMSEDCEIMVPGIMGFAMYTVDNSMVDVDIYGGSKIKRTSASLIMKYLKMYENMIIQAVKKHSNFTPPSSFEHLKSLGADIINEGCKMGEGWVLTAEMVDLVKMGYENIVCTQPFGCLPNHIVGKGMIRKIRDIYPNANIVPIDYDPGATKVNQENRIKLMLSVAKENQQLNNTTKKHGSSSIEEKASEVKGYKIRKQLKAGS
- a CDS encoding HAMP domain-containing sensor histidine kinase, with amino-acid sequence MLRNEEFKSIISKLILLQIIFAIVGYLVVNNSIGNINKKIIERDVALVGNIIKNHPELKDEIIPYITKEVSKENIVIGQEILKSYGYYEELNKSFQPILKGNKLQIFISLIILSFIIPLGLMLKGEYKKIYKKVQDIYTASEKVVEGDFGIYLAEEGEGDFNILNHQFNQMAGRLENSLSVLKREKIFLRNMISDISHQLKTPLSSLIVINDLLLEDENMDLSIRQNFLEKEKSQLDRMEWLTINLLKVARIEAGAIEFKKEKALLKDILNIALSALNHRLENQVLEIEEDENAIFYGDKDWTGEALINIIKNAIEHSRGKVNISLEETPLFSSIIVRDNGEGIDEKHLPHIFERFYKVSSEVKPESIGIGLNLAKLIVESQDGTISVKSKKNEGTEFTMTFLKGVV
- a CDS encoding ABC transporter ATP-binding protein — protein: MDVVKVVDLCKSYGTGNTKVEALKKVNLTIKQGEFVAVVGASGSGKSTLLHLLGGVDRPTSGKVYVDGVDIYNLSEKKLAIFRRRKVGFIFQFYNLVPVLTAEENMLLPLLLDTKNVNKDHFEELINILGLQERRHHLPNELSGGQQQRVSIGRALSYSPSIVLADEPTGNLDTKNSKEIIDLLKISVRKYNQTLILITHDLNIASQADRIITIEDGSIVKDEVVNSEIL
- a CDS encoding acyl-CoA dehydratase activase, with the protein product MRIGIDVGSTTLKCIVLDEYDNIVFSSYERHYSQITKKTKELLERIMEECQCDEYVNLSISGSAGMGFADRCKIPFVQEVYATRIAVGKLIPKADVVIELGGEDAKILFLTNGLEVRMNGSCAGGTGAFIDQMATLLNITPSQMNDLAKSYDKLYTIASRCGVFAKSDVQPLLNQGAKKNDVAASIFYAVVNQTIAGLAQGREILGNVVYLGGPLTFLSELRKSFDKTLDAKGICPEYSLYFVALGAAFMSESQKVNLESTIAMIENQNDDADFAHTSPLFHSVEKYNNFISRHNEEKVIYSNPNEYNGNAYLGIDAGSTTIKMVFIDDDENILNSVYLLNKGNPVSIVKDFLQDFYNKFPNIIIKSSTVTGYGEEILKNAFQIDYGIVETIAHFTGAKKFRPNVDFIIDIGGQDIKCFKIKSGVIDNIFLNEACSSGCGSFLQTFAGALNYSIEDFANLGNFASNPVDLGSRCTVFMNSSVKQAQKDGATIEDISAGLSASVVKNALYKVIRVTSKEGLGKNIVVQGGTFLNNAVLRAFEMELGQEVIRPNIAGLMGAYGAALYAKSNTKDTSTILTKDKLKSFSHKVQGTICGLCSNNCRLTINTFDDDRKFISGNRCEKPLAKKEGKKQLSIYDYKLKLLNNYQPIKGKRGKIGIPMVLNMYELLPFWHKFFTELEFEVFISPKSNRDLYIKGQHTIPSDTICYPAKLVHGHIESLIDDGINNIFYPCMSYNLDEGLGDNHYNCPVVAYYPEVIAANIPQIKNIDFIYDYIGLHRPKDFIKKIHGILGKSFKDITLEEVKLASNKAYEEYYSYLEKIRTMGKHYIDYANKNNLPIIVLAGRPYHVDPEINNGIDKLICQLGAVVISEDVISGNTPKFPTSVLNQWTYHARLYAAAKYIGDKDNMNLVQLVSFGCGLDAVSTDEVSEILENEGKIYTQIKIDEITNLGAVKIRLRSLMEALNQ
- a CDS encoding response regulator transcription factor, giving the protein MIKILLVEDDATLAMGIEYTLKNEGYIADVANTFSKGKELADKIDYDLIILDIGLPDGNGFELCKYIRKDKTTPIIFLTAQDEEVNIVMGLDIGGDDYITKPFRIKELISRIKAVLRRVSSVTQRDILVSGDIRLNLIEYKAYIKGELVQLTPSEYKLLNILMNNSHQVLSRTKILENLWDVDGEFVDDNSLSVYIRRLREKIEENSSEPLYIKTIRGVGYIWDRDVRGE